ATAGGTCATTTCATATGATGAACGGCTCACCAACGTACGAAAATCGCTGTTTTTCATTCCGTATGCGGCAATTTTCGCCAAATCGGCGGCAGTCGAATAATGACCGCTTTCCGGCAATCCGGAGGGATTGGTAAAATGCGTGTGCACGGCGCCGATAGCCAGCGCTTTATCATTCATTTTATCAACGAAATCACGCTGCGACGACGCCACGGTAGCAGCAATGTCCATGGCAGCATCACAGCCGCTGTACGTCATCATTCCGGCCAGCGCATTGCCGAGCGTAGCCGTTCTGTCGGCGCGAAGGCCCAGTACGGCTACGTCGCTGTCAAGTTGCGTCGATTCAGGGGCGATCGTTACGTTCCGGTCCATCTTTCCCTGCCCCAGTTCAAGGCCCAAAATGGCCGTCATCATCATGGTTGTACCGCCGGGAGATACTTGGGCATCGGCATTTTTGGCATAAAGGGCCGCACCTGTATCACAATCTGTGACATAAGCGGCAGCCGCACGGATTTCCGGCCTTTCCGGCATCGCCGCAACAGCCGTAAGAGAAGAGACAGTAAGACAAATTACGGATAACGTGAACATTCTTTTTTTCAAAAACATTTTCTTCACATTCCTTCCTATATGATTACAACGGATTTTTGTTCGCCATTTTGGGCTTACGGGGATATTTTTTCGGGCTTTCCTTTTCTTTGCGGATATAAAACACCGCCCGCTTGTCACTGATTCCGTAAAGAGAGACTGCCCTGACCACGGCGGCGGCGCCGCCGAGAACGGTCAGCGCCTTTGCCGCTTCCGCAAGTTCTTCTTCATAACGAGCTCCTTTCAGCGCAATGAAGGCGCCGCCGCACCGAACATACGGCAAGGCCCATTCGCTGAGGATGTTCAACCTGGCGACAGCTCGCGTCGTAACGATGTCGAAGGCCTCCCGGTATTCCGTACGGTGCGCTTCTTCTTCGGCTCTGCCGTGAAGAAAATGTACTCGTTCCAAACCCAACGCCGTCGTAACTTCTGCAACGAAGCGCAGTCGCTTTTGAAGGGAATCAAAAAAAGTGATCTCCAGATCAGGCCGCAAAATCGCCAAGGGAACGCCGGGAAACCCGGCGCCCGTCCCCAAATCGAGAAGCGACGCGTTTTCCGGAAACCAAACTGGTTCATAACAGGAAAGGCTGTCGGCCATATGTTTAACGGCAATCTCTTTCGGTTCCGTAATGGCCGTCAGATTCATTACTTTATTTTTTTCGACAAGCATGGCTGCAAAGGTATCAAATTGTTGCCGTTGTTTTTTTGTAAGCACAATGCCCAGCGGCGCCAATGCCGCCGTGAGTTCACATAGAAACATGTCCTTTTCCCTCCCGCTGCCGCTGTTCCAACCGAATCAGCAGCGCCGTAATGTCCGCCGGCGAAACGCCGGAAATACGGCTCGCCTGCCCGAGGGAACGAGGGCGGATTTCCGCCAGT
The DNA window shown above is from Megasphaera vaginalis (ex Bordigoni et al. 2020) and carries:
- a CDS encoding D-alanyl-D-alanine carboxypeptidase family protein, whose product is MFLKKRMFTLSVICLTVSSLTAVAAMPERPEIRAAAAYVTDCDTGAALYAKNADAQVSPGGTTMMMTAILGLELGQGKMDRNVTIAPESTQLDSDVAVLGLRADRTATLGNALAGMMTYSGCDAAMDIAATVASSQRDFVDKMNDKALAIGAVHTHFTNPSGLPESGHYSTAADLAKIAAYGMKNSDFRTLVSRSSYEMTYSDGDTETLTSLNELLAGQYGGANGVRTGSTDNGGPCLIASATREGKTLVAAVMNSSDRFGDAAALLDYGFAVLKEKGASGSDFATATAGKSDENPYVLRDAPAGQTLSQLAAEQAAAAQHTQQSAL
- the rsmG gene encoding 16S rRNA (guanine(527)-N(7))-methyltransferase RsmG, which codes for MFLCELTAALAPLGIVLTKKQRQQFDTFAAMLVEKNKVMNLTAITEPKEIAVKHMADSLSCYEPVWFPENASLLDLGTGAGFPGVPLAILRPDLEITFFDSLQKRLRFVAEVTTALGLERVHFLHGRAEEEAHRTEYREAFDIVTTRAVARLNILSEWALPYVRCGGAFIALKGARYEEELAEAAKALTVLGGAAAVVRAVSLYGISDKRAVFYIRKEKESPKKYPRKPKMANKNPL